One window of the Canis aureus isolate CA01 chromosome 17, VMU_Caureus_v.1.0, whole genome shotgun sequence genome contains the following:
- the ACOD1 gene encoding cis-aconitate decarboxylase — MMLKSVTESFARVIHGLTVGHLTDHVIQRSKRMILDTLGVGFLGTSTEVFHKASEYSKIYNSNASSSVWGQSDLRLPPPYAAFMNGVAIHSMDFDDTWHPATHPSGAVLPVLTALSEALPSSQKFSGLDLLLAFNVGIEIQGRLMHFSKEASDIPKRFHPPSVVGTLGSAAAASKFLGLSMPECQEALAIAVSHAGAPMANAATQTKPLHMGNAAKHGMEAAFLAMLGLQGNKQVLDMHTGFGAFYANYSPKVLPNLESHTWLLGQQDVAFKRFPAHLATHWVADAAASVRKHLVTDRAPLPTDHIEKIVLRIPDVQYVNRPFPDSEHEARHSFQYVACATLLDGHVTVPSFHKSQISRPQVRELLSKVKLEHPGDNLPSFNTLYCEVSVTLSDGATFTECSDTFYGHWRKPLSQEDLREKFRANASSMLSCDRVERLIEIVDNLEDLGDCSVLTTLLKGPPPPEMASKSI; from the exons ATGATGCTCAAG TCTGTCACAGAAAGCTTTGCCAGAGTGATTCATGGCTTGACTGTGGGGCACCTGACAGATCACGTTATTCAAAGAAGCAAGAGAATGATTCTAGATACTCTGGGTGTTGGCTTCCTGGGAACCAGTACAGAAGTATTTCACAAAGCCAGTGAATATAGTAAG ATCTACAATTCCAACGCGTCCAGCAGTGTTTGGGGTCAATCAGACTTAAGGCTTCCACCACCATATGCTGCTTTTATGAACGGCGTGGCT ATTCACTCAATGGATTTTGATGACACATGGCATCCTGCCACCCACCCTTCTGGAGCTGTCCTTCCTGTCCTCACGGCCCTATCTGAAGCTCTCCCTTCAAGTCAAAAGTTTTCTGGCCTTGATCTGCTGCTGGCTTTCAATGTTGGGATTGAAATACAAGGCCGATTAATGCATTTCTCCAAGGAAGCCAGTGACATACCAAAGAG attCCACCCCCCCTCTGTGGTAGGAACTTTGGGCAGTGCGGCTGCTGCATCCAAGTTTTTAGGGCTCAGCATGCCAGAGTGCCAAGAGGCCCTGGCTATCGCTGTTTCTCATGCCGGGGCACCCATGGCAAATGCTGCCACTCAGACCAAGCCTCTTCATATGGGAAATGCTGCCAAGCATGGGATGGAAGCTGCTTTTCTGGCGATGCTGGGTCTTCAAGGAAACAAGCAAGTCTTGGACATGCACACAGGCTTTGGGGCCTTCTATGCCAACTATTCCCCCAAAGTTCTTCCAAACCTGGAGTCCCACACTTGGCTGCTGGGCCAGCAGGATGTGGCCTTCAAGAGGTTCCCTGCACATCTGGCCACCCACTGGGTGGCAGATGCTGCTGCATCTGTCAGAAAGCACCTTGTCACAGACAGAGCCCCACTTCCCACTGACCACATTGAGAAAATTGTGCTCAGAATCCCAGATGTGCAGTATGTAAACAGACCCTTCCCAGACTCAGAGCATGAAGCTCGTCACTCCTTCCAATATGTGGCCTGTGCCACACTGCTTGATGGTCATGTCACTGTCCCATCATTCCACAAGAGCCAGATCAGCAGGCCACAGGTAAGAGAACTGCTAAGTAAGGTGAAGCTGGAGCACCCTGGGGACAACCTGCCGAGCTTCAACACACTCTACTGCGAGGTCAGTGTCACTCTCAGTGATGGTGCCACTTTCACAGAGTGCTCTGATACCTTCTACGGCCACTGGAGGAAGCCACTGAGCCAGGAGGACCTGCGGGAGAAGTTCAGAGCCAATGCCTCCAGCATGCTGTCCTGTGACAGAGTAGAAAGACTTATAGAGATTGTAGACAATCTAGAAGACCTAGGAGATTGTTCTGTGCTAACCACACTTCTGAAAGGACCCCCACCACCAGAGATGGCTTCAAAATCTATCTAG